The Haloplanus salinarum genome includes a region encoding these proteins:
- a CDS encoding vWA domain-containing protein, translating to MNDDFELSRRKALAALGTIGAASAGAGLGTSAYFSDQETFENNELVAGTLDLKMDWEEHYSDWSTDETQVDGGSVETRMEPPTDSTPGTWTAFPIGSTSPDVWVRSDDSVGTDGDSSLDAYMDNTSIEAYPDPDDDGIQDAATTICGSDSDLADVPDDRDPTASESLRTLNNSSESGRGEATFDDVDDGDGTGPLPLLNLEDVKPGDYGEVTFSFHLCDNPGFVWLTGDLEEARENGTTESEADDPDEDGPTDEVVTETSAIPDSDVELLEEIRVAVWYDDNCDNIQQRGTSPEGLVTGGSLADFLTDAASGDGIPLTGDIAASEGGGMGRNCFSGGSKHCIGFSWWLPVDHANEIQSDSVSFDLGFYTEQCRHNDQTVDTECEPCSFDTTVSTDPEVSILNTDASAFPDLSTFVRVDTAAGNAGDLVSEDFALCEGGCDQDVTATFNPGERQADIVFVFDDTGSMGDEISTLQSQITSFIDDVEAEGIDARYALVSFKDTVETDLDFTSDSDAIQTAVNGLFATGGDDFPEDNLDALGVATRNLSPDSGTALSTYRSGAQRIIIDITDASGHVDEEGTDAPFTDLTRSDIEGYLSGYTYYAVSTDLTFGDGEITKREVANLVDGTWIDIASADFDVILSDLVDEITAPTYRLDYTTPNTTTTGDPRTVELQVDDPTGTLHGEATYTP from the coding sequence ATGAACGACGACTTCGAACTCTCACGGCGGAAGGCGCTGGCCGCGCTCGGTACCATCGGTGCCGCGTCGGCGGGTGCCGGCCTCGGTACCAGCGCGTACTTCAGCGATCAGGAAACGTTCGAGAACAACGAGCTGGTGGCCGGGACGCTCGACTTGAAGATGGACTGGGAGGAGCACTACTCCGACTGGTCGACCGACGAAACACAGGTCGACGGGGGGTCGGTCGAGACGCGGATGGAGCCGCCGACGGACAGCACTCCGGGAACGTGGACGGCCTTCCCGATCGGATCCACCTCGCCGGACGTCTGGGTCCGATCCGACGATTCGGTCGGCACCGACGGCGACTCCTCGCTCGACGCATACATGGACAACACGTCGATCGAGGCGTATCCGGACCCCGACGACGACGGGATCCAGGACGCCGCGACGACCATCTGTGGCTCCGACAGCGACCTCGCGGACGTGCCCGACGACCGCGACCCGACCGCGAGCGAGTCGCTCCGGACGCTCAACAACTCGAGCGAGTCGGGACGGGGGGAGGCAACGTTCGACGACGTCGACGACGGGGACGGTACCGGCCCGCTCCCCCTCCTCAACCTCGAGGACGTCAAGCCGGGCGACTACGGCGAAGTCACGTTCAGCTTCCACCTGTGCGACAACCCCGGGTTCGTCTGGCTGACGGGCGACCTCGAGGAGGCACGGGAAAACGGCACCACCGAGTCCGAGGCGGACGATCCCGACGAGGATGGGCCGACGGACGAGGTGGTCACCGAGACGTCGGCGATCCCCGACAGCGACGTCGAACTCCTGGAGGAGATCCGCGTCGCCGTGTGGTACGACGACAACTGCGACAACATCCAGCAACGCGGCACCAGTCCGGAGGGGCTCGTCACCGGCGGTTCGCTCGCCGACTTCCTCACCGATGCCGCCTCGGGCGACGGCATCCCCCTCACCGGCGACATCGCCGCGTCGGAGGGCGGCGGCATGGGACGCAACTGTTTCTCGGGGGGGAGCAAGCACTGCATCGGCTTCTCGTGGTGGCTCCCGGTCGACCACGCCAACGAGATCCAGAGCGACTCCGTCTCGTTCGACCTCGGCTTCTACACCGAGCAGTGCCGTCACAACGACCAGACGGTCGACACCGAGTGCGAGCCGTGTAGCTTCGACACGACCGTCTCCACCGATCCGGAGGTGTCCATCCTGAACACGGACGCCTCGGCGTTCCCGGACCTGAGTACGTTCGTGCGTGTCGACACCGCCGCCGGCAACGCGGGCGACCTCGTCTCCGAGGACTTCGCGCTCTGTGAGGGCGGCTGTGATCAGGACGTGACGGCGACGTTCAACCCCGGGGAACGCCAAGCCGACATCGTGTTCGTCTTCGACGACACGGGGAGCATGGGCGACGAGATCAGCACGCTCCAGTCCCAGATCACGTCGTTCATCGACGACGTCGAGGCGGAGGGTATCGACGCCCGCTACGCGCTGGTCAGCTTCAAAGACACGGTCGAGACCGACCTCGACTTCACGTCCGACTCCGACGCGATTCAGACCGCCGTGAACGGTCTCTTCGCCACCGGGGGTGACGATTTCCCGGAGGACAACCTCGACGCGCTTGGCGTGGCGACGCGGAATCTCTCCCCCGACAGCGGCACGGCGCTCTCGACGTACCGGTCGGGCGCCCAGCGGATCATCATCGACATCACGGACGCCTCGGGCCACGTCGATGAGGAGGGCACGGACGCACCCTTCACCGATCTCACGAGATCCGACATCGAGGGGTACCTCAGCGGATACACCTACTACGCGGTCTCGACCGACCTCACGTTCGGGGACGGCGAGATCACCAAACGGGAAGTCGCGAATCTCGTGGACGGCACGTGGATCGACATCGCCTCGGCCGACTTCGACGTGATCCTCTCCGATCTCGTCGACGAGATCACCGCCCCGACCTACCGCCTCGACTACACCACGCCGAACACCACGACCACCGGCGATCCGCGGACGGTCGAACTGCAGGTCGACGATCCGACCGGCACGCTCCACGGGGAGGCGACCTACACGCCGTAA
- a CDS encoding single-stranded DNA binding protein encodes MGVIEDVYEDLDTDVAFEEFEAAVHDKVEQMGGLADEETAAMLIAHELEDEEVSGVADIDPGMDEVKFLAKVIGVGDLRTFDRDGDGDGDEDGEDADEGRVINVDVADGTGQVRISFWDRMAQSVADGEVDVGDVLRIKGRPQEGYSGVEVSVDQAEIDEDAEVDVEIRDTYRIEDLSLGLSDVNLRGRVLATDSVRTFDRDDGSEGRVANLTLGDETGRIRVTLWDERADRATELDAGTSVEVVDGYVRERDGDLELHVGSRGAVEEIDESIAYDPETTPISDLELGQTVDLAGGVIETDPKRTFDRDDGSEGQVRNVRLKDETGDIRVALWGEKADLDIDLADYVVVTDVEIQEGWQDDLEASAGWRSTVTVTDPPEDAAGIDAGGGSGGDGGSDGSPGLGAFGDGGSDGGATGADADADVTDDEPADGETVQFTGTVVQAGDPVVLDDGSETRSVETDAELRLGEEVTVSGPIREGRIDADEVY; translated from the coding sequence ATGGGTGTAATCGAGGACGTCTACGAGGACCTCGACACCGACGTGGCGTTCGAGGAGTTCGAGGCCGCCGTCCACGACAAGGTCGAGCAGATGGGGGGGCTCGCCGACGAGGAGACGGCGGCGATGCTCATCGCCCACGAACTCGAGGACGAGGAGGTGAGCGGCGTCGCCGACATCGATCCCGGGATGGACGAAGTGAAGTTCCTCGCGAAGGTGATCGGGGTGGGCGACCTGCGGACGTTCGACCGCGACGGCGACGGCGACGGCGACGAGGACGGCGAGGACGCCGACGAGGGCCGCGTCATCAACGTCGACGTGGCCGACGGCACCGGTCAGGTGCGGATCTCCTTCTGGGACCGGATGGCCCAGTCGGTCGCGGACGGCGAGGTCGACGTCGGCGACGTGCTCCGGATCAAGGGCCGGCCACAGGAGGGGTACAGCGGCGTCGAGGTGAGCGTCGATCAGGCCGAGATCGACGAGGACGCCGAGGTGGACGTCGAGATCCGGGACACCTACCGGATCGAGGACCTCTCGCTCGGCCTCTCGGACGTGAACCTGCGGGGCCGGGTGCTGGCGACGGACTCGGTCCGGACCTTCGACCGCGACGACGGCTCGGAGGGGCGGGTCGCCAACCTGACGCTCGGCGACGAGACGGGACGGATCCGGGTGACGCTGTGGGACGAGCGCGCCGACCGCGCGACGGAACTCGACGCCGGAACGAGCGTCGAGGTGGTCGACGGCTACGTCCGGGAGCGCGACGGCGACCTGGAACTCCACGTCGGCTCGCGGGGCGCGGTCGAGGAGATCGACGAGTCGATCGCCTACGACCCCGAGACGACGCCGATCTCCGATCTGGAACTCGGGCAGACGGTCGACCTCGCGGGCGGGGTCATCGAGACCGACCCGAAGCGGACGTTCGACCGCGACGACGGGAGCGAGGGGCAGGTCCGGAACGTCCGACTCAAGGACGAGACGGGCGACATCCGGGTCGCGCTGTGGGGCGAGAAAGCCGACCTCGATATCGACCTCGCGGACTACGTCGTCGTCACGGACGTCGAGATCCAGGAGGGGTGGCAGGACGACCTCGAGGCCTCCGCAGGGTGGCGGTCGACGGTGACGGTGACCGATCCCCCCGAGGACGCCGCCGGGATCGACGCCGGCGGCGGGAGTGGCGGGGACGGGGGCAGCGACGGGAGTCCGGGGCTCGGTGCCTTCGGCGACGGCGGTAGCGACGGCGGTGCCACCGGCGCCGACGCGGACGCCGACGTGACGGACGACGAACCGGCCGACGGCGAGACCGTCCAGTTCACGGGGACGGTCGTACAGGCGGGCGACCCGGTCGTCCTCGACGACGGGAGCGAGACGCGGAGCGTGGAGACGGACGCGGAACTGCGACTGGGGGAGGAAGTGACCGTGAGCGGACCGATCCGCGAGGGGCGGATCGACGCGGACGAGGTGTACTAG
- a CDS encoding DUF309 domain-containing protein: protein MDAALRAGIALYNGGEYHAAHDPWEDVWLDRSDGTDDERFLHGLIQFTAAIHHARTRNWSGAAGLAASAGDYLAGLDSPYRGVAVAPIRRALATLAADPEVAERRRPPPIRHEGRPLALADLRFDAAAAAATALADEHGYDPAVVDLAIGFAREEIEGGERTLFTTTLLEFVTADADRGLVYRRLADHVERRQREYADVDGLFDAD from the coding sequence ATGGACGCGGCGCTGCGTGCCGGAATCGCCCTCTACAACGGCGGCGAGTACCACGCCGCCCACGACCCATGGGAGGACGTGTGGCTCGACCGTTCGGACGGCACCGACGACGAGCGGTTCCTCCACGGCCTGATCCAGTTCACGGCGGCGATCCACCACGCCCGGACCCGCAACTGGAGCGGTGCCGCCGGCCTCGCGGCGAGCGCCGGCGACTACCTCGCTGGTCTCGATTCGCCGTACCGGGGCGTCGCCGTCGCGCCGATTCGCCGGGCGCTCGCGACCCTCGCGGCCGACCCCGAAGTCGCCGAGCGCCGCCGACCGCCGCCGATCCGCCACGAGGGGCGACCCCTCGCGCTCGCGGACCTGCGGTTCGACGCGGCGGCGGCCGCCGCGACGGCACTGGCCGATGAACACGGCTACGATCCGGCGGTCGTCGACCTCGCGATCGGGTTCGCCCGCGAGGAGATCGAGGGTGGCGAGCGGACCCTGTTCACCACGACGCTCCTGGAGTTCGTGACCGCGGACGCCGACCGTGGCCTGGTCTACCGACGCCTCGCCGACCACGTCGAGCGACGGCAGCGGGAGTACGCGGACGTAGACGGACTGTTCGACGCCGACTGA